A stretch of Sphingomicrobium flavum DNA encodes these proteins:
- a CDS encoding alpha/beta hydrolase produces the protein MITLTLAAALAAHAMTPEEVEIAGPEGPLAGTLIDPAPEAPAILFIAGSGPTDRNGDSMMGVKGGAIRQLAEALGDAGIASLRTDKRGLAGSAAAIANPNAVVFEDYVADTRGWIDLLRERGKPCVWLAGHSEGSTIALLTAQDPPDICGLILIAGAGRPILDVMVDQLSAQLPPPMLEQLETAFASMKAGETVDPATVPAPLAPMFAPDLQRFMMSGYTLDPATLLEGIDLPVLIVQPGEDLQVKVSEGEALKAAMPAAAYVQIDGVNHVLKPVPAGDVAANMASYGDADLAIDPRVAAAIAPFVLPAK, from the coding sequence ATGATCACATTGACACTCGCCGCGGCGCTCGCCGCCCACGCCATGACGCCTGAAGAGGTGGAGATTGCCGGGCCCGAAGGTCCGCTCGCCGGCACGCTCATCGACCCGGCGCCCGAAGCGCCTGCCATCCTCTTCATCGCCGGCTCGGGTCCGACCGATCGCAATGGCGACAGCATGATGGGGGTGAAGGGTGGCGCCATCCGCCAGCTGGCCGAAGCGCTCGGCGATGCCGGGATTGCCTCTCTGCGCACCGACAAGCGCGGCCTTGCGGGCTCTGCGGCTGCGATCGCCAATCCCAATGCCGTCGTTTTTGAAGATTATGTCGCCGACACGCGCGGCTGGATCGACTTGCTGCGCGAACGGGGCAAGCCCTGCGTCTGGCTGGCCGGGCATAGCGAGGGCAGCACCATCGCGCTCCTGACCGCGCAGGATCCTCCCGATATTTGCGGGCTGATCCTGATCGCCGGGGCAGGGCGCCCGATCCTCGATGTCATGGTCGACCAGCTCTCCGCACAGCTGCCCCCGCCCATGCTGGAACAGCTCGAAACCGCCTTCGCCAGCATGAAGGCGGGCGAGACGGTCGATCCCGCCACCGTGCCAGCGCCGCTGGCACCGATGTTCGCGCCCGACCTGCAACGCTTCATGATGTCGGGCTACACGCTCGATCCCGCGACCCTGCTGGAGGGCATCGACCTGCCGGTGCTGATCGTCCAGCCGGGTGAGGATTTGCAGGTCAAGGTGAGCGAGGGCGAAGCGCTGAAAGCTGCGATGCCTGCTGCCGCTTATGTCCAGATCGATGGCGTCAACCATGTGCTCAAGCCCGTCCCGGCAGGCGATGTCGCCGCCAATATGGCAAGCTATGGCGATGCCGACCTGGCCATCGACCCGCGAGTTGCGGCGGCTATTGCGCCCTTCGTCCTGCCCGCGAAATAA
- a CDS encoding SPFH domain-containing protein — translation MSEHVLGLNSSTERDANTQSGYVYLLVLLGIIAVQVWAIFHLVDNGKSGLMIFMVIAMPLLLLFVASGFYMLQPNQGAVITLFGTYKGTDRKDGLRWVLPWLMRHKVSVRANNFISDKIKVNDLRGNPIEMAAQIVWRVVDTAQATFDVDDYKEFVRVQVEAAIRTIGARYPYDDFDHEDVTLRGHIDEVGVELLRELRDRLVVAGITVDECGFTHLAYAQEIAGAMLRRQQAEAVVAARKTLVEGAVGMVEMALADLSKRDVVELDDERRAAMVSNLMVVLCSERDTQPVVNAGSLYS, via the coding sequence ATGTCCGAACATGTTCTCGGATTGAATAGTTCAACCGAACGCGACGCCAACACGCAAAGCGGCTATGTCTATCTGCTCGTCCTGCTCGGCATCATCGCGGTGCAGGTGTGGGCGATCTTCCATCTGGTCGACAACGGCAAGAGCGGGCTGATGATCTTCATGGTCATCGCCATGCCGCTGCTGCTGCTCTTCGTTGCCAGCGGTTTTTACATGCTGCAGCCCAACCAGGGCGCGGTCATTACCCTGTTCGGCACCTATAAGGGGACCGACCGCAAGGATGGCCTGCGCTGGGTGTTGCCCTGGCTGATGCGCCACAAGGTATCGGTCCGCGCCAACAACTTCATCTCCGACAAGATCAAGGTGAACGACCTGCGCGGCAACCCGATCGAGATGGCGGCCCAGATCGTCTGGCGCGTGGTCGACACCGCGCAGGCCACCTTCGATGTCGACGATTATAAGGAATTCGTCCGCGTCCAGGTGGAAGCGGCGATCCGCACCATCGGCGCGCGCTATCCTTATGATGATTTCGACCATGAAGATGTGACGCTGCGCGGCCATATCGACGAAGTCGGCGTGGAATTGCTGCGCGAACTGCGCGATCGCCTCGTCGTCGCCGGCATTACCGTCGATGAATGCGGCTTCACCCATCTTGCCTATGCGCAGGAAATTGCCGGCGCGATGCTGCGTCGCCAGCAGGCCGAAGCCGTGGTCGCAGCGCGCAAGACCTTGGTCGAAGGCGCGGTCGGCATGGTCGAAATGGCATTGGCGGACCTGTCCAAGCGCGATGTCGTCGAACTGGATGACGAACGGCGTGCGGCCATGGTGTCCAACCTGATGGTGGTGCTGTGCAGCGAACGCGATACCCAGCCCGTCGTCAACGCCGGCAGCCTCTACAGCTAA
- a CDS encoding toxin-antitoxin system HicB family antitoxin gives MAKARKAYPLRVDPSLWDAIERLAATELRSANAEVEILLREALKARGIKLEPPGKPAKRGRPRKEQD, from the coding sequence TTGGCCAAGGCCCGAAAAGCCTATCCCCTCCGCGTCGATCCGTCCCTGTGGGACGCGATCGAGCGGCTGGCCGCGACCGAACTGCGTTCGGCCAATGCGGAAGTGGAAATCTTGTTGCGTGAAGCCTTGAAAGCGCGCGGGATCAAACTCGAACCCCCGGGCAAACCGGCAAAACGCGGCCGGCCCAGGAAGGAGCAGGACTGA
- a CDS encoding isoaspartyl peptidase/L-asparaginase family protein, protein MPKLIPALAALAAILATPALAQDDPDWSIVIHGGAGTILPENMTPEKEAEIRAVLDSALAAGSKVLAEGGSSLDAITAAITILEDDPNFNAGRGAVFTWEETNSLDASIMRGDTLEAGAVAGASTTRHPILLARKVMEDSPHVLLSGEGADQFASEKGLEQVDPSYFYTQERFDALKRYKAMTEQREKVSQIEIDDKFGTVGAVAIDQQGVIAAGTSTGGMTGKRWGRIGDSPIIGAGTYAAGSCGVSATGSGEYFIRLAVARTICFELDATRLEKRLEAKHAAPPCPENLICMMEDPRLSPQDAQKVADAVIGQVGDLGGSGGVIYLAQDGTPGWSFDTPGMYRGYARSDGSKVVAIFKDR, encoded by the coding sequence ATGCCGAAACTTATCCCCGCCCTCGCCGCCCTCGCCGCCATTCTTGCAACCCCTGCCTTGGCGCAGGACGATCCCGATTGGTCGATCGTCATCCATGGCGGCGCGGGCACGATCCTGCCCGAGAATATGACGCCCGAGAAAGAGGCGGAAATCCGCGCCGTACTCGACAGCGCGCTGGCGGCGGGATCCAAGGTGCTGGCCGAAGGCGGCTCCTCACTCGATGCCATTACCGCAGCGATCACGATCCTTGAGGACGATCCCAATTTCAACGCCGGGCGCGGCGCAGTCTTCACCTGGGAAGAAACCAATTCATTGGACGCGTCGATCATGCGCGGCGACACGCTGGAGGCCGGCGCGGTGGCGGGTGCCAGCACGACGCGCCACCCCATCCTGCTCGCGCGCAAGGTGATGGAAGACAGTCCACATGTCCTGCTGTCGGGCGAAGGCGCCGACCAATTTGCTAGCGAAAAGGGGCTGGAGCAGGTCGACCCTTCCTACTTCTATACGCAGGAGCGGTTCGATGCGCTGAAGCGCTACAAGGCGATGACCGAGCAGCGCGAAAAGGTCAGCCAGATCGAAATTGACGACAAGTTCGGCACCGTCGGCGCGGTTGCCATCGACCAGCAGGGCGTCATCGCCGCAGGCACGTCGACCGGCGGCATGACGGGCAAGCGCTGGGGCCGCATCGGCGACAGCCCGATCATCGGCGCAGGCACTTATGCCGCCGGCTCATGCGGTGTCTCTGCAACCGGGTCGGGCGAATATTTCATCCGCCTTGCGGTCGCGCGCACCATCTGCTTCGAACTGGACGCGACCCGCCTAGAGAAGCGGCTGGAAGCGAAGCATGCCGCCCCGCCCTGCCCGGAAAACTTGATCTGCATGATGGAGGATCCCCGGCTGTCCCCGCAGGATGCACAGAAGGTCGCCGATGCGGTCATCGGCCAGGTCGGCGATCTGGGCGGTTCGGGCGGCGTCATCTATCTGGCGCAGGACGGTACGCCCGGCTGGTCGTTCGATACGCCCGGCATGTATCGCGGCTATGCCCGTTCGGACGGCAGCAAGGTCGTCGCCATTTTCAAGGACCGCTAG
- the ispG gene encoding flavodoxin-dependent (E)-4-hydroxy-3-methylbut-2-enyl-diphosphate synthase: MSAIRPWRTIERRQSRQIMVGNVPVGGDAPITVQTMTNTPTSDARATIDQIRRCEEAGADIIRVSCPDTDSTAAMKEIVRAANVPIVADIHFHYKRALEAADAGAACLRINPGNIGSDARVKEVIAAAKANGCAIRIGVNAGSLEKDLLEKYGEPCPDALVESALDHIKILQDHDFHDYKVAVKASDLMLAVAAYSDLAAQVDCPLHLGITEAGGLIGGTVKSSLGIGSLLWAGIGDTIRVSLSAEPEEEVRVGFEILKALGLRSRGVRVVSCPSCARQGFDVIRTVQKLEESLQHIKTPMSLSVLGCVVNGPGEARETDIGITGGGNGKHMVYLSGVTDHHVEDDGMIAHIVKLVEDKAAKIEAGEAEAFVPHA; this comes from the coding sequence ATGTCCGCAATTCGCCCATGGCGCACCATCGAGCGCCGCCAATCCCGCCAAATCATGGTCGGCAATGTCCCCGTTGGCGGCGATGCGCCGATCACGGTGCAGACGATGACCAACACGCCGACCTCCGACGCCAGGGCGACGATCGACCAGATCCGTCGCTGCGAGGAAGCGGGCGCCGACATCATCCGCGTCTCCTGCCCCGACACGGATTCGACCGCGGCGATGAAGGAAATCGTGCGCGCGGCCAATGTGCCGATCGTGGCCGATATCCATTTCCACTATAAGCGCGCGCTCGAAGCGGCCGATGCCGGCGCGGCTTGCCTGCGCATCAATCCGGGCAATATCGGGTCGGACGCGCGGGTGAAGGAAGTGATTGCGGCGGCCAAGGCCAATGGCTGCGCGATTCGCATTGGCGTGAATGCCGGCAGCTTGGAAAAGGATCTGCTGGAAAAATATGGCGAGCCCTGTCCCGACGCGCTGGTCGAAAGCGCGCTGGATCATATCAAGATCCTGCAGGACCATGATTTCCACGACTATAAGGTCGCGGTGAAGGCCAGCGACCTGATGCTGGCGGTCGCAGCCTATTCGGATCTTGCCGCGCAGGTCGATTGCCCGCTGCATCTTGGCATCACCGAAGCTGGCGGCCTCATCGGCGGGACGGTCAAATCTTCGCTCGGCATCGGCTCGCTGCTGTGGGCGGGGATTGGCGATACCATTCGCGTGTCGCTATCAGCCGAGCCCGAGGAAGAAGTGCGGGTCGGCTTCGAGATATTGAAGGCGCTGGGTCTTCGCTCGCGCGGGGTGCGGGTGGTGAGTTGCCCGAGCTGCGCGCGCCAGGGCTTTGACGTGATCCGCACGGTGCAGAAGCTTGAAGAAAGCCTGCAGCACATCAAGACCCCGATGAGCCTGTCGGTGCTGGGCTGCGTCGTCAACGGTCCGGGCGAAGCGCGCGAGACCGATATTGGCATCACCGGCGGCGGCAATGGCAAGCATATGGTCTATCTGTCGGGCGTCACTGACCACCATGTCGAAGATGACGGCATGATCGCGCATATCGTCAAGCTGGTCGAGGATAAGGCAGCAAAGATCGAGGCGGGCGAGGCGGAAGCCTTCGTACCCCACGCATGA
- a CDS encoding isoaspartyl peptidase/L-asparaginase family protein translates to MWTLMIHGGAGSMRRGKLDAGMEAACRDGLNAALDAGEAVLAAGGNAVDAVEAVARLMEDDPAFNAGRGSTLTHEGHVECDAAIMSGAERRAGAVAGMRSTRNPISAARAVMEDSPHVLMSKDGADEFAREMGLDQVPNKYFITEERHRQLVELLTKGADAFDADIKYGTIGAVAVDAQGHLAAATSTGGLTAKRWGRIGDSPLIGAGTYADDRAAAVSATGLGEVFIRAAAAHEVCARMRYAGMNLQQALDGVLAEVQEMGGTGGMIAVAPSGEAAWSFTTPGMYRARSGSDGERMVAIFGDE, encoded by the coding sequence ATGTGGACCTTGATGATACATGGCGGCGCGGGATCGATGCGCCGGGGCAAGCTCGATGCGGGCATGGAAGCGGCCTGCCGCGACGGGCTGAATGCCGCGCTCGATGCCGGTGAGGCGGTGCTGGCGGCGGGCGGCAACGCGGTCGATGCGGTGGAAGCCGTGGCGCGGCTTATGGAAGATGATCCGGCCTTCAATGCCGGGCGCGGCAGCACGCTGACCCATGAAGGCCATGTCGAATGCGACGCCGCGATCATGAGCGGGGCCGAGCGGCGCGCCGGGGCAGTAGCGGGCATGCGATCGACCAGGAACCCCATCAGCGCGGCGCGTGCGGTGATGGAGGACAGCCCGCACGTGCTGATGAGCAAGGACGGCGCCGACGAATTCGCCCGCGAAATGGGCCTCGACCAGGTGCCCAACAAATATTTCATCACCGAGGAGCGTCACCGCCAGCTGGTCGAACTGCTGACCAAGGGGGCCGACGCCTTCGATGCCGACATCAAATATGGCACCATCGGCGCGGTCGCGGTGGACGCGCAGGGCCATCTCGCCGCCGCGACCTCGACCGGCGGGCTGACCGCCAAGCGCTGGGGCCGGATCGGCGATTCCCCGCTGATCGGGGCGGGCACCTATGCCGATGACCGCGCCGCCGCCGTTTCCGCAACCGGCCTTGGCGAAGTGTTCATCCGCGCCGCCGCCGCGCATGAGGTGTGCGCCCGGATGCGCTATGCGGGCATGAACCTGCAACAGGCATTGGACGGCGTGCTGGCCGAAGTGCAGGAAATGGGCGGTACCGGCGGGATGATCGCGGTGGCGCCGTCGGGCGAAGCGGCCTGGAGCTTTACGACGCCCGGCATGTACCGCGCCCGCAGCGGTAGCGATGGCGAACGGATGGTGGCGATTTTTGGCGACGAATGA
- a CDS encoding thioredoxin family protein, which produces MRILLLGLTLLLGACAAPSAHVDSASHHPEARPFDEAADAMAAVDAALAAAAEQDKKMLLIMGANWCHDSRGLAGLFETPRFAELIRQHYALVYVDAGKPREDAANNMAVAQRFGVDRLIGTPNLFVIDGDGQLLNSVENVTGWTDAASRDPGEIYDFLAAMATR; this is translated from the coding sequence ATGAGGATATTGCTGCTCGGCCTGACGCTGCTGCTGGGCGCCTGCGCAGCGCCGTCGGCGCATGTCGATAGCGCCTCGCACCATCCCGAGGCGCGGCCCTTCGATGAGGCTGCCGATGCGATGGCGGCGGTGGATGCGGCGCTCGCCGCGGCAGCGGAACAAGACAAGAAAATGCTGCTGATCATGGGCGCCAACTGGTGCCATGACAGCCGCGGCCTGGCCGGCCTGTTCGAAACGCCGCGCTTTGCCGAGCTGATCAGGCAGCATTATGCGCTCGTCTATGTCGATGCCGGCAAGCCGCGCGAAGATGCAGCGAACAATATGGCGGTGGCGCAGCGCTTTGGCGTCGATCGCCTGATCGGTACGCCCAACCTGTTCGTCATCGATGGCGATGGACAATTGCTCAACAGCGTTGAAAACGTGACGGGCTGGACCGATGCCGCCAGCCGCGATCCGGGCGAGATCTACGATTTTCTCGCCGCCATGGCCACGCGCTAG
- a CDS encoding S1/P1 nuclease: MLRWIAAIAASLSLVIAAPAAAYWEYGHGIVARIAYNEVQPETRAKIRALMAQDRLLQTPECRIRNVEDASYWADCIKQYGDRYAYAFSWHYQNVSICKDFDLSGPCKDGHCVAAQVERQARLLADTALPTRDRVEALAFLMHFVGDLHQPMHAGDNEDLGGNRVAANYGLIGGRTNLHSIWDGYLAERSISTPPGGARGVIAPFTRAELEAMKGGNVVDWSREMWAMSRDVAYPSLVDRNPCDGEVEGRPTLTEEDVQALIPAAREAAVKGGMRLAKLLDDALLRGEAPPFRRL, from the coding sequence ATGCTGCGATGGATCGCGGCCATCGCCGCTTCGCTCTCGCTCGTCATTGCTGCGCCTGCCGCTGCCTATTGGGAATATGGCCACGGCATCGTCGCGCGCATCGCCTATAATGAAGTCCAGCCCGAAACCCGCGCCAAGATCCGCGCGCTGATGGCGCAGGACCGACTGCTGCAAACCCCCGAATGCCGCATCCGCAATGTGGAAGACGCGTCCTACTGGGCCGATTGCATCAAGCAATATGGCGATCGCTATGCCTATGCCTTTTCCTGGCACTATCAGAATGTCAGCATCTGCAAGGACTTCGACCTGTCGGGCCCGTGCAAGGATGGCCATTGCGTCGCCGCGCAGGTCGAACGGCAGGCGCGATTGCTGGCCGATACCGCGCTGCCGACGCGCGACCGGGTCGAGGCGCTGGCCTTCCTGATGCACTTCGTGGGCGACCTGCACCAACCCATGCATGCCGGCGACAATGAAGATCTGGGCGGCAACCGCGTGGCGGCCAATTATGGCCTGATCGGCGGGCGCACCAATCTGCACAGTATCTGGGACGGCTACCTTGCCGAACGCAGCATCTCCACCCCGCCGGGCGGGGCGCGCGGGGTGATCGCACCCTTCACCCGCGCCGAGCTTGAAGCGATGAAGGGCGGTAATGTGGTCGACTGGAGCCGCGAGATGTGGGCCATGTCGCGCGATGTGGCCTATCCCAGCCTCGTAGATCGCAACCCCTGCGACGGCGAGGTCGAGGGCCGCCCGACGCTGACCGAAGAGGATGTGCAGGCACTGATCCCCGCCGCGCGTGAAGCGGCGGTCAAGGGCGGGATGCGGCTCGCTAAATTGCTCGACGATGCCTTGCTGCGCGGTGAGGCCCCGCCCTTCCGCCGCCTCTAG
- a CDS encoding sensor domain-containing phosphodiesterase, protein MSANPLSTFLADARAALPDNDDDPVDAILDAVRDHLGMEIAFAGRFDGDRRTFTHIRTKLPVPVVPGDSEPLEDSFCHHIIQGRLPELIHNAFDHELALKLPFTKALPIGAHLNVPLRLSDGTIYGTFCCLSREADHSLTERDLNTLKAFAALAAAQIERKRKNDRELAEASARIDDILAKEQISPVFQPIHSLVDNKMKGVESLSRFPRGVPGFDIPSDWFNAAAAIGKGEELELLAVRKVLENLPRLPKDIYVSINVSPEVAVSGELEPLLRPLPKDRIVVELTEHSKVADFGLLGRALDRLRGVARVAIDDVGAGYAGLRHIVDLRPDLLKLDMELTRQVDSDDARHALAQALVTFASRTGSQIIAEGIETAAEAKTLKALKVEYGQGYFFSRPMPLIALSHYAMGVTETGNTTRPSRMMDRLPDHLAKKLA, encoded by the coding sequence TTGAGCGCCAACCCGCTGTCCACCTTCCTGGCCGATGCCAGGGCCGCGCTGCCGGACAATGACGATGACCCCGTCGATGCCATTCTCGATGCGGTGCGCGATCATCTGGGCATGGAGATCGCCTTTGCGGGCCGGTTCGACGGCGATCGACGCACCTTCACCCACATCCGCACCAAGCTGCCGGTGCCGGTGGTGCCGGGCGATAGCGAACCACTCGAGGACAGCTTCTGCCACCACATCATCCAGGGCCGCCTGCCCGAACTGATCCACAACGCCTTCGACCATGAACTGGCATTGAAACTGCCCTTCACCAAGGCGCTGCCCATCGGCGCCCATCTCAACGTGCCGCTCAGGCTGTCCGACGGGACCATTTACGGCACCTTCTGCTGCCTCAGCCGCGAGGCCGATCACAGCCTGACCGAGCGCGATCTGAATACACTCAAGGCCTTCGCTGCGCTGGCCGCCGCGCAGATCGAGCGAAAGCGCAAGAATGACCGCGAACTGGCCGAAGCCAGCGCCCGCATCGACGACATCCTCGCCAAGGAACAGATTTCGCCCGTCTTCCAGCCCATTCACAGCCTGGTCGACAATAAGATGAAGGGCGTGGAATCGCTGTCCCGTTTCCCCCGCGGCGTGCCGGGCTTCGATATTCCGAGCGATTGGTTCAACGCCGCCGCCGCCATCGGCAAGGGCGAGGAGCTGGAATTGCTGGCAGTGCGCAAGGTGCTCGAAAACCTGCCGCGCCTGCCTAAGGACATTTATGTCTCGATCAACGTGTCGCCCGAAGTGGCGGTCTCGGGCGAGTTGGAGCCGTTGCTGCGCCCGCTGCCCAAAGACCGGATCGTGGTGGAGCTGACCGAGCACAGCAAGGTCGCCGATTTCGGCCTGCTCGGGCGCGCGCTCGATCGCCTGCGCGGGGTGGCGCGGGTGGCGATCGACGATGTCGGCGCTGGCTATGCAGGCCTACGCCATATCGTCGACCTTCGGCCCGACCTGCTCAAGCTCGACATGGAGCTGACCCGCCAGGTCGATAGCGATGATGCCCGCCATGCGCTGGCGCAGGCACTCGTCACCTTTGCCAGCCGCACGGGCAGCCAGATCATTGCCGAAGGCATCGAGACTGCGGCCGAAGCCAAGACGCTGAAAGCGCTCAAGGTCGAATATGGCCAGGGCTATTTTTTCAGCCGCCCGATGCCGCTCATCGCTTTGTCGCATTATGCCATGGGCGTGACCGAAACGGGCAATACAACCAGGCCCAGCCGGATGATGGACAGATTGCCCGACCATCTGGCGAAAAAGCTGGCCTAG
- a CDS encoding retropepsin-like aspartic protease family protein, whose product MKNFVLGTIACAVMVGMISRGGTFGTTEVAGEAATMQPAKQLDAWELAAQKQRQERSASLSSSRRAAAMRAAETGNARSSSGTVLQRQPDGHFYSDVKIQGRSVEFLVDTGASMVALSESDARRAGVSFNRSNYRVIGSGASGPVRGQYVTLSNLTFGGRTHQNVPAVVLEGGDTSLLGQSVLSRYAIDMTGEKMTIR is encoded by the coding sequence ATGAAGAATTTTGTCCTTGGAACGATTGCCTGTGCGGTCATGGTCGGGATGATCTCGCGGGGCGGTACCTTCGGCACCACCGAAGTGGCGGGCGAGGCGGCGACGATGCAGCCCGCAAAGCAGCTCGATGCCTGGGAACTGGCGGCGCAAAAGCAGCGCCAGGAACGCTCGGCCAGCCTGTCCAGCAGTCGCCGCGCCGCCGCGATGCGCGCGGCCGAGACGGGCAATGCGCGCTCGAGCAGCGGCACGGTGCTGCAGCGCCAGCCCGATGGGCATTTCTATAGCGACGTGAAAATCCAGGGCCGCTCGGTGGAATTCCTCGTCGACACCGGGGCCAGCATGGTGGCGCTTTCCGAATCGGACGCGCGCCGCGCCGGGGTGAGTTTCAACCGCTCCAACTATCGCGTCATCGGGTCGGGCGCGTCGGGCCCGGTACGTGGGCAATATGTGACGTTGTCCAACCTCACCTTTGGCGGGCGCACGCATCAGAACGTGCCGGCGGTGGTGCTGGAGGGCGGTGATACCAGCCTGCTCGGCCAGTCCGTGCTGTCACGCTATGCCATCGACATGACCGGCGAGAAGATGACGATCC
- a CDS encoding zinc transporter ZntB, protein MQSTDALQKMDGPMLFGRVIDGKGGARAIDWADAQSWLPAVPGELMWLHLCRTQPGVYEWLQDALSIPEPTAEMLTMDSTRPRAFKEDDTLVATLRGINFNPGAEPEDMVSMQFWCDGQRLITLRRQPLQTPRDVLAMLDSGKGPVDAGALITMHVELMVARMNAAIVDMNDHIDAMEEMGIEENRNSILERTTIIRRNCLALKRHMGPQHAALETIARADLDWFEAHDRREIGETVERLKRYLDDIDVSMESALVLQDEIRARAVAGAERTNYLLTLVAAIFLPLGFLTGLLGINVGGMPGMNDPGAFWIVVGLCIAILAVQIFLFWRWHLFTRH, encoded by the coding sequence ATGCAATCAACCGATGCCCTGCAGAAAATGGACGGTCCAATGCTGTTTGGCCGTGTGATCGACGGCAAGGGAGGCGCCCGGGCGATCGACTGGGCTGACGCACAATCATGGCTGCCTGCGGTGCCGGGCGAATTGATGTGGCTTCATCTGTGCCGCACGCAGCCTGGCGTCTACGAATGGCTGCAGGACGCCCTTTCCATCCCCGAGCCGACTGCGGAAATGTTGACCATGGACAGCACCCGGCCGCGCGCTTTCAAGGAGGATGACACGCTGGTCGCGACGCTGCGCGGCATCAATTTCAATCCGGGCGCCGAACCCGAAGACATGGTCTCGATGCAGTTCTGGTGCGATGGGCAACGCCTGATCACCCTGCGCCGCCAGCCCCTCCAAACCCCTCGCGACGTGCTCGCCATGCTCGATTCCGGCAAGGGTCCGGTCGATGCTGGCGCGCTGATCACCATGCATGTCGAGCTTATGGTGGCGCGCATGAACGCCGCTATCGTCGACATGAATGACCATATCGATGCGATGGAAGAGATGGGTATCGAGGAAAATCGCAATTCAATCCTTGAACGGACAACCATCATTCGACGCAACTGCCTGGCACTGAAGCGGCACATGGGTCCGCAGCATGCGGCATTGGAAACGATCGCCCGCGCCGACCTGGACTGGTTCGAAGCGCACGACCGACGCGAGATTGGCGAGACCGTTGAGCGATTGAAACGCTATCTCGACGATATCGACGTCTCGATGGAAAGCGCGCTGGTGCTGCAGGATGAAATTCGCGCGCGTGCCGTAGCCGGGGCGGAAAGGACCAATTACCTGCTGACCCTGGTCGCGGCCATTTTCCTGCCGCTGGGCTTCCTCACCGGTCTGCTTGGCATCAATGTCGGCGGCATGCCGGGAATGAACGATCCCGGCGCCTTCTGGATTGTGGTTGGCCTTTGCATCGCCATCCTCGCCGTACAGATCTTCCTGTTCTGGCGCTGGCACCTCTTCACGCGCCATTAG